From Leptodactylus fuscus isolate aLepFus1 chromosome 11, aLepFus1.hap2, whole genome shotgun sequence, one genomic window encodes:
- the LOC142184715 gene encoding uncharacterized protein LOC142184715, whose translation EATSITTNSTTKTTEGTTHILQTFIPNIPTTATTPTQVTTTTTPETTTSTATPSTTTISRPSSTLLQTTTTNIPTTTTTPTPVTTTTTPETTTSTATPSTTTISRPSSTLLQSTTTNIPTTTTTPIQATTTTTPETTTSTATPSTTTISRPSSTLLQSTTTNIPTKTTTPTQVTTTTTPETTTTTAAPSTTTISRPSSTLLQSTTTNIPTKTTTPTQVTTTTTPETTTTTAAPSTTTISRPSSTLLQTTTTNIPTTTTTPTQATTTTTPETTTTTATPSTTTTSRPSSTLLQTTTTNIPTTTTTPIQATTTTTPETTTTTATPSTTTISRPSSTLLQTTTTNIPTTTTTPIQATTTTTPETTTTTATPSTTTISRPSSTLLQTTTTNIPTTTTTPIQATTTTTPETTTTTATPSTTTISRPSSTLLQTTTTNIPTTTTTPIQATTTTTPETTTTTATPSTTTISRPSSTLLQTTTTNIPTTTTTPIQATTTTTPETTTTTATPSTTTISRPSSTLLQTTTTNIPTTTTTPIQATTTTTPETTTSTATPSTTTISRPSSTLLQTTTTNIPTTTTTPTQATTTTTPETTTTTATPSTTTISRPSSTLLQTTTTNIPTTTTTPTQVTTTTTPETTTSTATPSTTTISRPSSTLLQTTTTNIPTTTPIQATTTTTPETTTSTATPSTTTISRPSNNNNHSCSQHYNHEQVNNYFTTNNNYQYSNYNYYTNTSNYHNYT comes from the exons GAAGCAACATCCATAACCACTAATAGTACTACAAAAACAACAGAGGGAACAACTCATATTCTACAGACATTTATTCCCAATATTCCAACTACAGCTACTACACCAACACAAGTAACTACCACAACTACACCTGAGACAACAACATCCACAGCCACTCCCAGCACTACAACCATAAGCAGGCCGTCAAGTACTTTACTACAAACAACAACTACCAATATTCCAACTACAACTACTACACCAACACCAGTAACTACCACAACTACACCTGAGACAACAACATCCACAGCCACTCCCAGCACTACAACCATAAGCAGGCCGTCAAGTACTTTGCTACAATCAACAACTACCAATATTCCAACTACAACTACTACACCAATACAAGCAACTACCACAACTACGCCTGAGACAACAACATCCACAGCCACTCCCAGCACTACAACCATAAGCAGGCCGTCAAGTACTTTACTACAATCAACAACTACCAATATTCCAACTAAAACTACTACACCAACACAAGTAACTACCACAACTACACCTGAGACAACAACAACCacagctgctcccagcactacAACCATAAGCAGGCCGTCAAGTACTTTACTACAATCAACAACTACCAATATTCCAACTAAAACTACTACACCAACACAAGTAACTACCACAACTACACCTGAGACAACAACAACCacagctgctcccagcactacAACCATAAGCAGGCCGTCAAGTACTTTACTACAAACAACAACTACCAATATTCCAACTACAACTACTACACCAACACAAGCAACTACCACAACTACACCTGAGACTACAACAACCACAGCCACTCCCAGCACTACAACCACGAGCAGGCCGTCAAGTACTTTACTACAAACAACAACTACCAATATTCCAACTACAACCACTACACCAATACAAGCAACTACCACAACTACACCTGAGACTACAACAACCACAGCCACTCCCAGCACTACAACCATAAGCAGGCCGTCAAGTACTTTACTACAAACAACAACTACCAATATTCCAACTACAACCACTACACCAATACAAGCAACTACCACAACTACACCTGAGACTACAACAACCACAGCCACTCCCAGCACTACAACCATAAGCAGGCCGTCAAGTACTTTACTACAAACAACAACTACCAATATTCCAACTACAACCACTACACCAATACAAGCAACTACCACAACTACACCTGAGACTACAACAACCACAGCCACTCCCAGCACTACAACCATAAGCAGGCCGTCAAGTACTTTACTACAAACAACAACTACCAATATTCCAACTACAACCACTACACCAATACAAGCAACTACCACAACTACACCTGAGACTACAACAACCACAGCCACTCCCAGCACTACAACCATAAGCAGGCCGTCAAGTACTTTACTACAAACAACAACTACCAATATTCCAACTACAACCACTACACCAATACAAGCAACTACCACAACTACACCTGAGACTACAACAACCACAGCCACTCCCAGCACTACAACCATAAGCAGGCCGTCAAGTACTTTACTACAAACAACAACTACCAATATTCCAACTACAACTACTACACCAATACAAGCAACTACCACAACTACGCCTGAGACAACAACATCCACAGCCACTCCCAGCACTACAACCATAAGCAGGCCGTCAAGTACTTTACTGCAAACAACAACTACCAATATTCCAACTACAACTACTACACCAACACAAGCAACTACCACAACTACACCTGAGACTACAACAACCACAGCCACTCCCAGCACTACAACCATAAGCAGGCCGTCAAGTACTTTACTACAAACAACAACTACCAATATTCCAACTACAACTACTACACCAACACAAGTAACTACCACAACTACACCTGAGACAACAACATCCACAGCCACTCCCAGCACTACAACCATAAGCAGGCCGTCAAGTACTTTACTACAAACAACAACTACCAATATTCCAACTACTACACCAATACAAGCAACTACCACAACTACGCCTGAGACAACAACATCCACAGCCACTCCCAGCACTACAACCATAAGCAGGCCGTCAA ACAACAACAACCacagctgctcccagcactacAACCATGAGCAGGTCAACAACTACTTTACTACAAACAACAACTACCAATATTCCAACTACAACTACTACACCAATACAAGCAACTACCACAACTACACCTGA